A region of Jaculus jaculus isolate mJacJac1 chromosome 16, mJacJac1.mat.Y.cur, whole genome shotgun sequence DNA encodes the following proteins:
- the Mustn1 gene encoding musculoskeletal embryonic nuclear protein 1 yields MSQADAHEASIKMKQPPVKEEDLKEAHGNLAKSQAIKSKTYQVMHECEQAGKAAPSVFSRNRTGTETAFEKPKDKPAKSVLG; encoded by the exons ATGTCCCAG GCTGATGCTCATGAAGCTTCCATCAAGATGAAGCAGCCCCCCGTGAAGGAGGAAGACTTGAAGGAGGCCCATGGGAACCTAGCCAAGAGCCAGGCCATCAAGTCCAAGACCTACCAGGTCATGCACGAGTGTG AGCAAGCTGGCAAGGCTGCGCCATCCGTGTTCAGTCGCAACCGCACAGGCACAGAGACGGCCTTCGAGAAGCCCAAAGACAAACCTGCCAAGAGTGTCTTGGGCTGA